The following are from one region of the Megachile rotundata isolate GNS110a chromosome 15, iyMegRotu1, whole genome shotgun sequence genome:
- the AlaRS-m gene encoding alanine--tRNA ligase, mitochondrial has translation MNHILSARTYCSNTSAIKKSAKLIRNEFLDYFKNDLGHTFIRSSPVVPINDHTVPFVNAGMNQFKGIFLDYYDPPVMKAVNSQKCIRISGKHNDLNVVGSDTYHHTFFEMLGNWSFGEYFKKEACQYAWDLLTKGYNINKDFLYVTYFGGDEKLELEPDLECRDIWLNIGVPKDRILPFGIQENFWEMGISGPCGPCTEIHIDYTKQLLNQSNQISKNSPALTELWNIVFIQYSRLTDGTIVPLPKHHVDTGMGFERLVALLQGKKSNYDTDLFQPLFKTIQEYTKAPAYEGKFSNDKSGLDNGYRVLADHSRMISVALADGIIPEQSNKLRKIIRKVVDIGEKTFKKRDILPELAYAVAENLGDVYPELQNNLKTVQKIMRFEEELYIRLQNTSGKEWKKIVAKRPELASISEWATPGLVPGYKYFQSILDELKATNTLTGNVAFILYDTYGLSAETINELAEVESLRFDSAAFENEFENLKNRSRIGLRKTNVDLLRRHVETFKNNHVPKTDDSFKYKYIDDGNNYQFPTVDSKIVALIGNDKTISTEENESTELNEDEIGIVLDKTVCYSMEGGQVSDKGFICIKDLKFSINHLRKIDGYAIHFGTFGQNSSENLCDKLSIGDACTVSIVPEFRIGVMQHHTGAHLLNAAVKQIIQGVYPRNSLVNSNFLKFRYNSFGEKLSHEQLKEIENRVNNAIEANVPVTTKLLNSLELLTEDSVSLIPGEIYPYTGIRVVEIDVPDLRSKEACCGTHVSKTGMLEYFCFLKYFTRGTCNFNLEAAVGQPAISAKLIGENIQSEVSDLEHELKTGQVSYAIFKLKSKQIENKLTAEAEPIPFLVKEDCLMKLKHLNDLAWTQEKEIEKSSINVDLSNIYSTFPFIVHCIRKKLLYLSLEEVVSLYPSTPILIIVYHDDTIKAWCSVPQEIASKQFNAKNWMNVVLKTFNVKYHPTTGFNPSLVASMKTMNISDASQKDLIQKAIEKAKMFAFAHVKYAQKSVSESKL, from the exons atgaatcaTATATTGTCAGCACGGACATACTGTTCTAATACTTCCGCAATAAAGAAAAGTGCGAAGTTAATTAGAAATGAATTTCtagattattttaaaaatgatttaggTCATACTTTTATTCGCTCCAGTCCTGTTGTACCTATTAACGATCATACAGTTCCATTTGTAAATGCTGGAATGAATCAA TTCAAGGGGATTTTCTTAGATTATTATGATCCACCTGTAATGAAAGCTGTAAACTCTCAAAAATGTATTCGAATTAGTGGAAAACACAATGATTTAAATGTAGTTGGAAGTGATACTTATCATCACACATTTTTTGAAATGTTAGGAAATTGGTCTTTTGGAGAGTATTTTAAG AAAGAAGCTTGTCAGTATGCATGGGATCTATTAACAAAAGGGTACAATATTAATAAAGACTTTTTATATGTAACTTATTTTGGTGGGGATGAAAAATTGGAATTAGAACCTGACTTAGAATGTAGAGATATTTGGTTGAATATTGGTGTTCCAAAAGATAGAATTTTACCATTTGGAATACAAGAAAATTTTTGGGAAATGGGTATTTCAGGACCATGTGGTCCTTGTACAGAGATACATATAGATTATACAAAACAGTTATTAAATCAATCAAATCAAATAAGTAAAAATTCTCCAGCACTTACAGAATTATGGAACATAGTTTTTATACAATATTCAAG GTTAACAGATGGTACAATAGTACCTCTTCCAAAACATCATGTTGATACAGGcatgggatttgagagattagtTGCATTATTGCAAGGGAAGAAGTCAAACTATGATACAGATCTTTTTCAGCCACTTTTTAAGACCATTCAGGAATATACAAAAGCTCCAGCATATGAGGGTAAATTTTCTAATGATAAAAGTGGACTTGATAATGGATACAGAGTGTTGGCAGATCATAGTAGAATGATTTCTGTAGCTTTAGCAGATGGAATAATTCCAGAACAAAG TAATAAACTCAGGAAAATAATCAGAAAAGTAGTTGATATAGGTGAAAAGACATTTAAAAAACGTGATATACTTCCTGAACTCGCGTATGCTGTAGcggaaaatttgggagatgttTATCCAGAACTGCAAAATAATCTTAAAACG GTACAGAAAATAATGAGATTTGAGGAAGAGTTATACATAAGATTGCAAAATACTTCTGGTAAGGAATGGAAAAAGATTGTTGCAAAACGTCCTGAATTAGCATCCATATCTGAATGGGCAACTCCTGGTTTAGTACCTGGATATAAGTATTTCCAAAGTATACTTGATGAATT AAAAGCAACTAATACATTAACAGGAAATGTTGCTTTTAtattatatgatacatatggtTTAAGTGCAGAAACGATTAATGAATTAGCAGAGGTTGAATCCTTGCGTTTTGACAGTGCAGCCTTTGAAAATGAATTCGAAAACCTCAAAAATCGATCAAGAATTGGCCTAAGAAAGACCAATGTAGATCTCTTAAGAAGACATGtagaaacatttaaaaataatcatgtACCTAAAACTGATGAtagtttcaaatataaatatattgatgATGGAAATAATTATCAGTTTCCTACTGTTGACAGTAAAATTGTAGCATTAATTGGAAATG ataAAACTATATCAACTGAAGAAAATGAAAGTACAGAATTGAATGAAGATGAAATTGGAATTGTATTGGATAAAACAGTATGTTACTCAATGGAAGGGGGTCAAGTGTCAGACAAAGGTTTCATTTGTATAAAAGATTTAAAGTTTAGTATAAATCATTTAAGAAAGATTGATGGTTATGCCATACATTTTGGAACATTTGGCCAAAACAGTTCAGA AAATTTGTGTGACAAATTGAGCATTGGAGATGCTTGTACAGTTTCTATTGTGCCTGAATTTCGAATTGGGGTGATGCAGCATCACACTGGAGCACATTTATTGAACGCAGCTGTAAAGCAAATTATTCAGGGAGTTTATCCACGCAATTCTCtagtaaattcaaattttttaaaatttcgataCAATTCTTTTGGAGAAAAACTTTCTCATGAgcaattgaaagaaattgaaaacCGTGTAAATAATGCTATAGAAGCTAATGTTCCAGTTACtacgaaattattaaactcACTGGAATTGTTAACAGAAGATTCGGTATCATTAATACCCGGAGAAATCTATCCTTATACCGGTATCAGAGTTGTAGAAATAGATGTTCCAGATTTAAGATCGAA AGAAGCATGTTGTGGTACACATGTATCTAAAACGGGAATGTTAGAATACTTCTGCTTCCTAAAATACTTTACAAGAGGAACATGTAATTTTAACCTTGAAGCAGCTGTAGGACAGCCTGCAATATCTGCCAAATTAATAGGtgaaaacatacaatcagaagttTCTGATTTAGAGCACGAATTAAAAACAGGACAAGTTTCATatgcaatatttaaattaaaaagtaaacaaattgaaaataaactgACTGCGGAAGCAGAACCTATACCATTTCTGGTTAAAGAGGattgtttaatgaaattaaaacatttaaatgatCTGGCTTGGAcacaagaaaaagaaatagaaaa gtCTTCTATAAATGTGGATTTAAGTAACATCTATTCAACATTTCCTTTTATTGTTCACTGTATACGTAAGAAACTCTTGTATTTATCACTTGAAGAGGTTGTATCTCTTTATCCAAGTACAccaatacttattattgtatACCATGATGACACAATAAAAGCATGGTGTTCCGTGCCTCAG GAGATTGCATCTAAACAGTTTAATGCAAAAAACTGGATGAACGTTGTTCTCAAAacttttaatgtaaaatatcaTCCAACAACTGGTTTTAATCCATCTTTAGTTGCCAGTATGAAGACCATGAATATCTCTGATGCTTCACAGAAAGATTTAATACAGAAAGCAATTGAAAAGGCTAAAATGTTTGCATTTGCACATGTAAAGTACGCTCAAAAATCTGTTTCAGAAAGTAAGTTATAA
- the PTPMT1 gene encoding protein tyrosine phosphatase, mitochondrial 1, with protein sequence MANLGVKMFARVTFYPTLLYNVFMEKVSSRNWYDRIDEVVILGALPFRSMTKQLITEENVKGVVSMNEDYELRIFSNTEKEWQMHNVEFLQLSTTDIFQSPSQEKLEDGVNFINKFRNIPVELNKSNTDNKTYPHESVYVHCKAGRTRSATLVGCYLMMKNQWTPEEAVAYMKQKRPHILLHTAQWNALKLFYKNHVETSKLFI encoded by the exons ATGGCAAACCTAGGAG TGAAAATGTTTGCAAGAGTGACATTTTATCCAACGCTGTTGTATAATGTATTTATGGAAAAAGTTTCGTCGAGAAATTGGTATGATAGAATCGACGAAGTAGTTATATTGGGTGCTCTACCGTTTCGCAGTATGACGAAACAG ttGATAACCGAAGAAAATGTTAAAGGTGTTGTTTCAATGAATGAAGATTATGAACtacgaatattttcaaatactgaGAAG GAATGGCAAATGCACAATGTTGAATTTTTGCAACTATCTACAACAGATATCTTTCAATCACCTTCACAAGAAAAGTTAGAGGATGGTGTAAACTTCATTAACAAATTTCGTAATATACCAGTTGAATTAAATAAATCTAACACTGATAATAAAACGTACCCCCATGAAAGTGTTTATGTACATTGTAAAGCAGGGCGAACGCGGAGTGCAACATTAGTTGGGTGCTATTTAATGATG aaaaatcagTGGACTCCAGAGGAAGCAGTAGCATACATGAAACAAAAAAGACCTCATATATTACTGCATACAGCACAGTGGAATGCACTAAAGCTTTTCTATAAAAATCATGTAGAGACtagtaaattatttatataa
- the LOC100877430 gene encoding WD repeat-containing protein SL1-17, with protein MYSLLNTTENAHEDSIWTCAWGCLKKKKEAQPDNDDSRDSIQSNEEEILEYLVTGSVDDTVKVWEQKDKALQLKHKLSGHSLGVVSVAVSSDGSKCASSSLDSSLKLWDVEAGEKISSIEVGPVDIWTVVFSPDDKFIVSGSHSGKIHLYGTESGKQEQTLDTRGGKFTLSVAFSPDGKYIASGAIDGIINIFDVTYGKVLRTLEGHAMPIRSLCFSPDSQLLLTASDDGHMKLYDVKDANLAGTMSGHASWVLSVAFAPNGQKFASSSSDHTVKVWELAQRQCLHTFNEHHDQVWAVKYNPQRNNIIASVSEDKSINLYECPMFDK; from the exons atg TATTCCTTACTTAATACAACAGAAAATGCTCACGAAGACAGTATTTGGACCTGTGCGTGGGGTTGtttgaagaagaaaaaggaagCGCAGCCAGATAATGATGATTCGCG CGATTCTATACAATCCAATGAAGAAGAAATATTGGAGTACTTAGTAACTGGCTCAGTTGATGATACCGTTAAAGTTTGGGAACAAAAAGATAAAGCTTTACagttaaaacataaattaagtGGGCATTCACTTGGTGTGGTATCTGTTGCTGTAAGTTCAGATGGTTCAA AATGTGCTTCAAGCTCACTAGATTCCAGCTTAAAATTATGGGATGTAGAAGCAGGAGAAAAAATATCAAGTATCGAAGTTGGGCCTGTGGACATTTGGACAGTGGTATTTTCCCCAGATGACAAGTTCATTGTATCAGGTAGCCATTCTGGTAAAATACATTTATATGGAACAGAAAGTGGAAAACAGGAACAAACATTGGATACCAGAGGTGGAAAATTTACTTTAAGTGTTGCCttt AGTCCTGATGGTAAATATATTGCCAGTGGTGCAATAGATgggattattaatatttttgatgttACCTATGGAAAAGTATTACGTACATTGGAAG GACATGCAATGCCTATCAGATCCTTGTGCTTTTCACCAGATTCACAGTTGCTTCTTACTGCATCTGATGATGGACACATGAAACTGTATGatgt GAAAGATGCTAATTTAGCAGGAACTATGTCAGGGCACGCTTCATGGGTTCTTAGCGTCGCTTTTGCTCCAAATGGACAAAAATTTGCATCTAGTAGTTCAGATCATACAGTCAAAGTTTGGGAATTAGCGCAACGACAATGTTTACATACATTTAACGAACATCATGATCAG GTATGGGCTGTGAAATACAATCCGCAAAGAAACAACATTATTGCATCGGTATCCGAGGATAAATCTATCAACTTATATGAATGTCCAATGTTCGATAAATAA
- the LOC143265828 gene encoding mitochondrial GTPase 1 produces MANLGGNVLPKFRDKFKVTTKDILRWFPGHMQKGIRQMERQLKNVDCIIEVHDARVPISGHYADFKKTLTGIKPHIFLLSKMDLADMTLKKSIIQNLSQENLSNVVFSNLKDMNCKGVKNLLPLAQKLIKESNRFNRAQETSYQIMIIGVPNVGKSSLINRLRNVNLRKTNAAHVGGVAGITRSVSTRIQISEDPKIYVLDTPGILTPKLNDVDTGLKLALVGCMQDHLVGPEVLADYLLFWLNKNGKFEYVEKLGLTEPNDDILYVLTYTAAKIKKTIRIKNYDGRIIMKPDIRFAAEHIVSRFRKGELGYYCLDEDILK; encoded by the coding sequence ATGGCAAACCTAGGAGGTAATGTACTACCTAAATTTCGTGATAAATTTAAAGTAACAACAAAAGATATATTACGATGGTTTCCTGGACATATGCAGAAGGGTATAAGACAAATGGAACGACAACTGAAAAATGTAGATTGTATCATTGAAGTTCATGATGCCAGAGTTCCAATTTCTGGTCACTATGCTGATTTTAAAAAAACTTTAACTGGGATAAAgccacatatttttttattgagtAAAATGGATTTAGCTGACATGACACTTAAAAAGTCTATAATCCAAAATTTAAGTCAAGAAAATTTATCCAATGtagtatttagtaatttaaaagatATGAATTGCAAaggagttaaaaatttattacctttagcacaaaaattaattaaagaatcAAACCGATTTAACAGAGCACAAGAGACTTCATATCAAATAATGATTATTGGTGTTCCAAATGTAGGAAAATCTTCACTCATTAATCGTTTAAGAAATGTTAATCTTCGTAAAACTAATGCAGCACATGTAGGTGGTGTTGCTGGCATTACAAGATCTGTATCAACAAGAATACAAATATCAGAAGATCCAAAAATTTATGTCTTAGATACTCCTGGAATTTTAACTCCTAAATTAAATGATGTAGACACTGGTTTAAAGTTAGCATTAGTCGGTTGTATGCAAGATCATTTAGTAGGGCCAGAAGTACTTgcagattatttattattttggctAAATAAAAAcggaaaatttgaatatgtggaaaAATTAGGTTTAACAGAACCAAATGATGATATATTATATGTTCTTACATATACTgcagcaaaaataaaaaaaactataAGAATAAAAAACTATGATGGACGAATTATTATGAAGCCGGATATAAGATTCGCGGCAGAACATATTGTCTCCAGGTTTAGAAAAGGAGAATTAGGCTATTATTGCTTAGATGAAGATATATTAAAATGA